The Paenibacillus dendritiformis region CATGGGACACGATTACCTGCAAGACGAATTGAAGGACGTGCCGAAGCTTGATTTCTCGGCAGGGCTGCCATCGCCGGAAACGTTAATGGCTTACAATCCCGAGCTGATTATTTTGCATACGGAGACCTATGCCCAGAACGGGAACTATGAAGCCTACTCCAAGATTGCGCCAACCTATGTATTCAAAAATGCTTCCGGAAATATTGAGAAATCCCTCACTGCCATTGGAGAACTGCTCGGCAAAACCGAGGAAGCCAATAAGGCGCTGGAGGCTTATCAGCAAAAAGTGAAGGAAGCTCGGGAAAAGCTGAAGGAAGCGGTCGGAGACAAAAAGGTGGCGATTATCCGCTTTGCCCACAAAGGCGTCAGCCTGATGGGCGGCCAATACTTGTGCGGTTATGTCGTGCACCGCGATCTGGAGCTCGGGATATCCAATCTCGTAGGGAATGAGAATAGCGCCAGCATATCTATGGAGATTCTTCCGGACTTGGACGCAGACTATATTTTTGTCCTCAATGCCTATAACCAAGGGACAGAGCGCATGACAGAAATGATGGACAGTCCAATCTGGAAGAGCATCCCTGCCGTCAAGGAGGGCCATGTGTACGAAGTTAGCAATAAATATTGGCTTGGCAGCGGGCTTATCGCTTACGAGAAAATTGTAGACGACACAGTTCGGCTGCTGACGCAATGAGCGGGGGGATGACAATATGACACGGAACATGATTTCGCTTGATCATCTTGCGCGCCGCCAGGTCGGCATTCCCCACGCGGAGCAATGGACGCTGCGTTCGCGGGCCGAGAACCGAACCTACCGGATTATCGTGGCGCAGCCGGAGGGGGAACCCCCTCCTTCGGGCTACCCGGTTATCTATTTGCTGGACGGCAACTCGGTATTCGGAACGATGGTCGAGGCGGTGCGCCTGCAGAGCCGCCGTCCTGACAAGACGGGGGTGGCTCCGGCGATCATTGTAGGAATTGGCTATGAGACGGAGGCTTCTTATGCGCCGAATCGCTTTTACGATTACACGCCGGTTCCCAATACGGAGTACAGGCGCAGATCCGATGGAGCAGAGCTGCCTGAACAAGGCGGAGCAGCGGCGTTCCTCCAGTTCATCGAGGAGGAGCTGAAGCCGCAGATCGCAAGCGAGTTCCGGATTGACCGGAACCGGCAGACGATTTTCGGACACTCCCTCGGCGGTCTGTTCGTGCTCTATGCGTTGTTTACGAAGCCGGACGCGTTCCGGCACTATATTGCAGGCAGTCCGTCCATCCATTGGAGCAAGGAATATTTGCTTGAACAGGAGCGGATATTCAAGGCCCGTGTGCGGGAGGAATCCGTCAACGTCCGGCTGCTGCTCGGAGTCGGGGAACAGGAGAAAAGCCATGTCGCCCGCAATTGCGACAGCGCCAGGGAGCTTGCGGAACGACTGTCTTCTCTCTCCGATTTGGGAGTGAGCGCCGTATATAAGGAATTTGAAGATGAAGGGCATGTCTCGGTGCTGCCGATTCTGATCAGCCGGGCATTGCGGTTCGCCTTGCATCCGGAGCAACAATGAGGGGTTGACTAAGATGGAGTATGCAGGCATCAAGGGAAAAGTCGCATTGGTTACCGGCGCTGCCCAAGGCATCGGGGAAGCGGTGGCGCGGGCGCTTGCCGGACTCGGGGCGATCGTCGCGGCCGTCGATCGGAATGCCGCGGGCGTCGAGAAGCTCGCCGCCGAGCTGAGCGGCTCCGGCAATCTCCGTGCCGCGGCATACCCGGCAGACGTGGGGGACCGGTCGGCCGTAGAAAAAGCGGTGGAGCGAATCGAACAGGAGCTGGGTCCGATTGAGATCGTCGTCAATGTGGCAGGACTGCTGCGGGCAGGGCCCATCGACTCGCTTAGCGATGAGGATTGGCAGGAGACCTTCAGGGTCAACGTCAACGGCGTATTTTATGTGTCCCGCACCGTCGTCAGACGGATGGCGCTCCGCGGTTCCGGCTCCATTGTGACCGTGGGGTCGAACGCGGCCGGGGTGCCGCGGATGCATATGTCAGCCTATGCGGCTTCGAAGGCGGCCGCAGCTATGTTCACCAAATGTCTCGGGCTGGAGTACGCCCGGAACAATATCCGCTGCAACATCGTAGCGCCCGGTTCCACGGACACGGCTATGCAGCGGGCGCTTTGGAGCGGCGAGGACAGCGCGGCGGGAGTCATTGCCGGCTCGCCGGAGGCGTTCCGCTTGGGAATCCCGCTTCACAAGCTGGCCATGCCCTCAGATATTGCCGATGCGGTAATCTTCCTCGTATCCGACCGGGCGCGGCATATT contains the following coding sequences:
- a CDS encoding ABC transporter substrate-binding protein is translated as MSTSLVHAKSRFMARMSGLLCCVLLGSVLAACSTSESKAAPTGQPSSTTVTEVSAAAGDSGAKPSGGERTVTDELGHEINIPAEPKNIFAPNMEDSLLKLGVKPVAQWSNGSMGHDYLQDELKDVPKLDFSAGLPSPETLMAYNPELIILHTETYAQNGNYEAYSKIAPTYVFKNASGNIEKSLTAIGELLGKTEEANKALEAYQQKVKEAREKLKEAVGDKKVAIIRFAHKGVSLMGGQYLCGYVVHRDLELGISNLVGNENSASISMEILPDLDADYIFVLNAYNQGTERMTEMMDSPIWKSIPAVKEGHVYEVSNKYWLGSGLIAYEKIVDDTVRLLTQ
- a CDS encoding alpha/beta hydrolase; translation: MTRNMISLDHLARRQVGIPHAEQWTLRSRAENRTYRIIVAQPEGEPPPSGYPVIYLLDGNSVFGTMVEAVRLQSRRPDKTGVAPAIIVGIGYETEASYAPNRFYDYTPVPNTEYRRRSDGAELPEQGGAAAFLQFIEEELKPQIASEFRIDRNRQTIFGHSLGGLFVLYALFTKPDAFRHYIAGSPSIHWSKEYLLEQERIFKARVREESVNVRLLLGVGEQEKSHVARNCDSARELAERLSSLSDLGVSAVYKEFEDEGHVSVLPILISRALRFALHPEQQ
- a CDS encoding 2,3-dihydro-2,3-dihydroxybenzoate dehydrogenase, which codes for MEYAGIKGKVALVTGAAQGIGEAVARALAGLGAIVAAVDRNAAGVEKLAAELSGSGNLRAAAYPADVGDRSAVEKAVERIEQELGPIEIVVNVAGLLRAGPIDSLSDEDWQETFRVNVNGVFYVSRTVVRRMALRGSGSIVTVGSNAAGVPRMHMSAYAASKAAAAMFTKCLGLEYARNNIRCNIVAPGSTDTAMQRALWSGEDSAAGVIAGSPEAFRLGIPLHKLAMPSDIADAVIFLVSDRARHITMHELCVDGGATLGC